A portion of the Cryptomeria japonica chromosome 5, Sugi_1.0, whole genome shotgun sequence genome contains these proteins:
- the LOC131069173 gene encoding E3 ubiquitin protein ligase DRIP2 isoform X2, with translation MQHSIMTMSGHFIKTKKRPLVECLTCPLCDNLLREATTICECLHTFCKDCIYQKLAEEDTYHCPICNVYLGCLPKEKLRPDNNLQDVRSKIFPLKKKKMKAAENNSLGSAPARRKERSLSSLVINTPPVSAQAGLSSRTKAVARKAGASRGIGNKVNSGKDVDVALDNSERLDSIERPNKMFIKKQRNSGSDPSNQIADDDIKNITSPESGRQRTGKGTSWEPLACLAEAANRTEISQPPLLGLPAIKTEEAEKYRSMKHTNGIKKRGSGPVNVARKKESGKVHPGTNSKIARKLHPTGPERMSISRKQRNVALENDSSVKYERRSNPVWFALLASETQAGDNALPQIPKCYLKVKDGNVPVSYVKKYLVKKLDLKNESEVEITCCGQPIVPSLSLYSLVEFWIQYAASSDRLSSLQEMDHERAESRFNSESRSPTAEEFMMVLIYARKSPRGSS, from the exons TTTGTAAGGATTGTATTTATCAGAAGCTTGCTGAAGAAGATACATATCATTGCCCTATATGCAATGTATATCTTGGTTGCTTGCCTAAGGAAAAGCTAAG GCCAGATAATAACTTGCAAGATGTCAGAAGCAAAATATTCcctttgaaaaagaaaaagatgaaaGCAGCTGAGAATAATTCCCTTGGTTCCGCACCTGCTAGGAGAAAGGAACGCTCGCTGTCCTCATTGGTAATTAATACTCCTCCTGTGTCAGCACAGGCTGGCTTATCAAGCCGAACAAAAGCTGTTGCAAGAAAAGCTGGTGCATCAAGAGGAATAGGCAATAAGGTAAACAGTGGAAAGGATGTAGACGTAGCACTGGATAATTCTGAAAGGCTTGACTCGATAGAACGCCCAAACAAGATGTTTATAAAGAAACAG CGTAATTCAGGCAGCGATCCATCGAATCAAATTGCTGATGATGACATAAAAAATATTACCAGTCCAGAAAGTGGTCGACAAAGAACAGGCAAAGGTACATCATGGGAACCATTAGCATGTCTTGCAGAGGCAGCAAACAGGACAGAGATCTCTCAACCACCTTTGCTAGGTTTGCCTGCTATCAAAACAGAAGAAGCTGAGAAGTATCGAAGTATGAAGCACACAAATGGAATTAAGAAGAGAGGTTCAGGTCCAGTAAATGTAGCTAGAAAAAAGGAGTCAGGCAAGGTTCATCCTGGTACAAACTCAAAGATAGCTCGGAAATTGCATCCTACAGGTCCAGAGAGAATGTCCATATCAAGGAAACAAAGAAATGTAGCTTTGGAAAATGATTCTTCTGTAAAGTATGAAAGAAGAAGTAATCCTGTCTGGTTTGCCTTGTTAGCTTCTGAAACTCA AGCTGGAGACAATGCTCTTCCACAGATTCCAAAATGTTATCTCAAAGTCAA AGATGGAAATGTACCAGTTTCATATGTGAAGAAATATCTTGTAAAGAAGCTTGACTTGAAAAACGAATCTGAG GTTGAAATAACATGCTGTGGCCAACCTATTGTTCCAAGCCTATCTTTGTACAGTCTTGTGGAGTTCTGGATACAGTATGCTGCTTCATCAGACCGGCTATCCTCTTTACAGGAAATGGATCATGAAAGAGCTGAATCTAGATTCAATTCAGAATCAAGAAGCCCCACTGCAGAGGAGTTTATGATGGTGCTAATTTATGCAAGAAAGTCCCCACGAGGATCATCCTAG
- the LOC131069173 gene encoding E3 ubiquitin protein ligase DRIP2 isoform X1: MQHSIMTMSGHFIKTKKRPLVECLTCPLCDNLLREATTICECLHTFCKDCIYQKLAEEDTYHCPICNVYLGCLPKEKLRPDNNLQDVRSKIFPLKKKKMKAAENNSLGSAPARRKERSLSSLVINTPPVSAQAGLSSRTKAVARKAGASRGIGNKVNSGKDVDVALDNSERLDSIERPNKMFIKKQFPQRNSGSDPSNQIADDDIKNITSPESGRQRTGKGTSWEPLACLAEAANRTEISQPPLLGLPAIKTEEAEKYRSMKHTNGIKKRGSGPVNVARKKESGKVHPGTNSKIARKLHPTGPERMSISRKQRNVALENDSSVKYERRSNPVWFALLASETQAGDNALPQIPKCYLKVKDGNVPVSYVKKYLVKKLDLKNESEVEITCCGQPIVPSLSLYSLVEFWIQYAASSDRLSSLQEMDHERAESRFNSESRSPTAEEFMMVLIYARKSPRGSS, translated from the exons TTTGTAAGGATTGTATTTATCAGAAGCTTGCTGAAGAAGATACATATCATTGCCCTATATGCAATGTATATCTTGGTTGCTTGCCTAAGGAAAAGCTAAG GCCAGATAATAACTTGCAAGATGTCAGAAGCAAAATATTCcctttgaaaaagaaaaagatgaaaGCAGCTGAGAATAATTCCCTTGGTTCCGCACCTGCTAGGAGAAAGGAACGCTCGCTGTCCTCATTGGTAATTAATACTCCTCCTGTGTCAGCACAGGCTGGCTTATCAAGCCGAACAAAAGCTGTTGCAAGAAAAGCTGGTGCATCAAGAGGAATAGGCAATAAGGTAAACAGTGGAAAGGATGTAGACGTAGCACTGGATAATTCTGAAAGGCTTGACTCGATAGAACGCCCAAACAAGATGTTTATAAAGAAACAG TTCCCTCAGCGTAATTCAGGCAGCGATCCATCGAATCAAATTGCTGATGATGACATAAAAAATATTACCAGTCCAGAAAGTGGTCGACAAAGAACAGGCAAAGGTACATCATGGGAACCATTAGCATGTCTTGCAGAGGCAGCAAACAGGACAGAGATCTCTCAACCACCTTTGCTAGGTTTGCCTGCTATCAAAACAGAAGAAGCTGAGAAGTATCGAAGTATGAAGCACACAAATGGAATTAAGAAGAGAGGTTCAGGTCCAGTAAATGTAGCTAGAAAAAAGGAGTCAGGCAAGGTTCATCCTGGTACAAACTCAAAGATAGCTCGGAAATTGCATCCTACAGGTCCAGAGAGAATGTCCATATCAAGGAAACAAAGAAATGTAGCTTTGGAAAATGATTCTTCTGTAAAGTATGAAAGAAGAAGTAATCCTGTCTGGTTTGCCTTGTTAGCTTCTGAAACTCA AGCTGGAGACAATGCTCTTCCACAGATTCCAAAATGTTATCTCAAAGTCAA AGATGGAAATGTACCAGTTTCATATGTGAAGAAATATCTTGTAAAGAAGCTTGACTTGAAAAACGAATCTGAG GTTGAAATAACATGCTGTGGCCAACCTATTGTTCCAAGCCTATCTTTGTACAGTCTTGTGGAGTTCTGGATACAGTATGCTGCTTCATCAGACCGGCTATCCTCTTTACAGGAAATGGATCATGAAAGAGCTGAATCTAGATTCAATTCAGAATCAAGAAGCCCCACTGCAGAGGAGTTTATGATGGTGCTAATTTATGCAAGAAAGTCCCCACGAGGATCATCCTAG